The genomic window GTGCTGAGCGGGCCCAACCTGGCGGCTGAGCTGGATCAGGGCCTGCCGGCCGCCAGCGTGCTGGCCTCCATCCACACCGAACTGGCCAGCGAGCTGCAACGCCAGCTCAGCAGCCAGCGGCTGAGGCTGTACACCAACGCCGATCCGATCGGCACCGAACTGGCCGGCGCGCTCAAGAACGTCATGGCGGTGGCGGCCGGCATCTGCGATGGTCTCGGGCTGGGGGCCAATGCCAAGGCCTCCCTGCTGACCCGCGGGCTGGCCGAAATGGGGCGGCTCAGCCAGCTGCTGGGCGGCGATCCCGCCACCCTCTACGGCCTGGCCGGCCTTGGCGACCTCCTGGCCACCGCCAACAGCCCCCTGAGCCGCAACTACCGCTTCGGGCTGCATCTGGCCGAAGGTGACTCTGCAGCGGCGGCCTTCACCCGCATCGGCGCCACGGTGGAGGGACCCGCCACGGCCGAAGCCGCGCTGGTGCTGGCCCATCGGCATGCCCTGCACCTGCCGATCTGTGAGCAAGTGGTGGGCCTGCTGCAGCGGCGCAACACCCCGCAGGAAGCCGTGCGGGCGCTGATGGAGCGTGACCTGCGCCGGGAATGGGTGTGAGTCGCAGGGCCACATCCAGAGGCCCCACAGCTCCTACCAGCGCCCATCCAGGGCCCACGTCTGCGCGACAACCGTATGTTCGCGGCCGTTCTCAGCCATGATCGCTCCAACGACTAGTGGGACAGGGATGTGAACAGAGGGAAAGGTTCATGAACTGGCCGGCAGGGCAGCAGTTGGTGGCACAGGGCGCACGTGCCCTGCGTCCGTTGAAGCTCGGCAGCGAGCGGCTGGCGCGACGCCTGCAGCGGACTCTCAGCCCTCAACGCCGCACCACGCTGCTGCTCACCACACCCTTGAGCGTGGTGGCTCTGGGTATCGGCTTCTATGCCCAATCGTTCAGCCAGCCGAAGCCCGACCTTGACGCACGAGTGATGGAGGCGCTGCTGCCGGCCAGCACCACCGGTGAAGCCACCGACCCGGCGGGGGAGGAGAGCCGCCTGCGGGCGATCGAAGCGCGCCGCGCCCAGCAGCCTCCCGCTCCGGCCCAGCTGCCGGATGCCCCCGCCTCCCTGGTGGAACCGGCCGCTGGCCGCCCGGTTCCGCTTGAGGTGCGGGTGGCCCTGCTGCGTCAGGCCGGCCAGCCCAGCTTTTCGGCCACCGGCCCCTGGTGGCTGCGCAACGGCGACGGGCAGGTGCTGGCCCAGGGTCAGGCCCGCAGCCCTGTCGATCTCAGCGCCGGCACCGGCGCCAACGATCTCTGGTTGGACACCGCACCCGGGGAAGCGTTGCTGGTGAACGGCCAGCCGTACACCGGTCGCCTGCGTCTGCTGGCGGAGCGGGGAGGCATCACACCGATCAATCACCTGCCACTGGAGGCCTACATCGCCTCGGTGGTGGGGGCGGAAATGCCCACGTCCTGGTCGATGGAGGCCCTCAAGGCCCAGGCGGTGGCGGCCCGCTCCTACGCCCTGGCCCACCTGGCCCGACCGGCCAATAAGTTCTGGCATCTGGGGGACACCACCCGCTGGCAGGCCTACCGGGGCCTCACCTCGGTGAATGGCCGCACCACCGAAGCTGCCGCGCGCACCAACGGCTTAATCCTCAGCTACCAGGGGGGCATTGTGGAAAGCCTGTATGCGGCCAACAGCCAGATCACGCTGGAAGCGCACGGGCACCTGGGAGCGAGCATGAGCCAGGAAGGCGCCCAGGAACTGGCCCTCGCGGGCCGGCGTTACAACGAGATCCTGGGCCACTACTACCGTGGGGCCTCGCTGGCACGCCTGCAGATCGGTGGAGCGAACTGAGCGCCTGTGGCGAACGGCCTTGCAGCAGAGCCAGGCCGCGCGCGAACGCGGTGCCCTGGTGCCGCTCGTCACCAGGGTGCTGCCGCCGGGAGCCTGGGCACCCTTCCAGCTGCGCCAGCTCGACTCGCCCGTGCCGCGCCACCTGCGCAGCGGTGGGCCCCGGCCCAACCCGTTTCTCCCCTGGGAGCGGCAACTGGAGGTGACGCGACTGGGCGACAGCCATGCGGTGATCCTGAACAAGTACCCGGTGCAAGCCGGCCATCTGCTGCTGATCACCCAGGGCTGGGCGCCGCAGAGCGGCTGGCTGAGAGCGGCCGACTGGCAGGC from Synechococcus sp. MW101C3 includes these protein-coding regions:
- a CDS encoding NAD(P)H-dependent glycerol-3-phosphate dehydrogenase, translating into MRIAVLGQGAWGRTLASVLRQQGHELAVWSRSHGSDPAAVLQRQDLVLSAVAMAGVPALAQQLSAGWPGAVPLVSCSKGIDLQQHCTASQLWQQAIPSMACLVLSGPNLAAELDQGLPAASVLASIHTELASELQRQLSSQRLRLYTNADPIGTELAGALKNVMAVAAGICDGLGLGANAKASLLTRGLAEMGRLSQLLGGDPATLYGLAGLGDLLATANSPLSRNYRFGLHLAEGDSAAAAFTRIGATVEGPATAEAALVLAHRHALHLPICEQVVGLLQRRNTPQEAVRALMERDLRREWV
- a CDS encoding SpoIID/LytB domain-containing protein is translated as MNWPAGQQLVAQGARALRPLKLGSERLARRLQRTLSPQRRTTLLLTTPLSVVALGIGFYAQSFSQPKPDLDARVMEALLPASTTGEATDPAGEESRLRAIEARRAQQPPAPAQLPDAPASLVEPAAGRPVPLEVRVALLRQAGQPSFSATGPWWLRNGDGQVLAQGQARSPVDLSAGTGANDLWLDTAPGEALLVNGQPYTGRLRLLAERGGITPINHLPLEAYIASVVGAEMPTSWSMEALKAQAVAARSYALAHLARPANKFWHLGDTTRWQAYRGLTSVNGRTTEAAARTNGLILSYQGGIVESLYAANSQITLEAHGHLGASMSQEGAQELALAGRRYNEILGHYYRGASLARLQIGGAN